From a single Miscanthus floridulus cultivar M001 chromosome 8, ASM1932011v1, whole genome shotgun sequence genomic region:
- the LOC136471878 gene encoding probable E3 ubiquitin-protein ligase XBOS35 isoform X1: MGLLGMMGDSFGCSAIGERLVSAARDGDIQEARALLELNPRLARYSTFGIRNSPLHYSAAKGHHEIVSLLIESGVNINLRNCRGQTALMQACLYGHWKVVQILVLFKANIHRRDCFSGATAIHFAALKGHTRCIRLLMADYVPSLSEFWTIMRGKSTDEMKKDAFDAVALQRLVNGKSDGGVTPLHLAALHGHAESVQLLLDLGASVSEVTVNDGSTIDLIGSGSTPLHYAACGGSAVCCQLLIAAGANMGAQNANRLTPLLVARSWHKTSIEGILSKQPENRMRILPSPYLCLPLMSIVKIARECGWRKTSASSTCQDPCVICLEVECTVAAEGCGHEFCTKCALYLCSTTSSSTSIRGVPGSISCPLCRHAIVSFMRLTSTTPIKALPWTSASLALCAAGASTGPDHGRSLHRRPDMHRLRSSSVQLGCSSFRSIGSGKLSSIKLNCTGAEEAVPCLVSCLRPDVQRSSSYRERIRRYSEF, from the exons ATGGGGCTCTTAGGTATGATGGGCGACTCGTTTGGTTGCTCGGCTATTGGGGAGCGACTTGTCTCCGCTGCAAGAGATGGAGACATCCAGGAGGCTAGAGCTCTCTTGGAACTCAATCCCCGCCTTGCACGGTACTCGACTTTCGGGATCCGGAACTCGCCTCTCCATTACTCGGCAGCAAAGGGCCACCATGAG ATTGTCTCCCTCCTAATCGAATCCGGCGTTAATATTAACCTTAGAAATTGCAGAGGACAG ACTGCTCTGATGCAAGCTTGTCTATATGGTCACTGGAAAGTTGTACAGATTCTAGTTCTTTTTAAAGCTAAT ATTCACAGGAGAGACTGTTTTAGTGGCGCGACCGCTATTCATTTTGCCGCCCTAAAAGGTCATACTCGGTGCATTCGGCTTCTTATGGCTGATTACGTGCCTAGCTTGTCAGAGTTTTGGACCATTATGCGTGGAAAGTCCacagatgaaatgaaaaaggatGCCTTTGATGCCGT GGCTCTCCAGAGACTAGTTAATGGAAAGTCGGATGGTGGTGTCACCCCGCTTCACTTGGCAGCCCTTCATGGGCATGCTGAGAGTGTGCAGTTGCTATTAGACCTTGGAGCCTCTGTCTCTGAGGTGACTGTCAATGATGGTTCAACTATTGACCTCATTG GTTCAGGGAGCACACCCCTCCATTACGCGGCATGTGGTGGAAGTGCTGTTTGCTGCCAA CTTCTCATTGCAGCAGGAGCAAACATGGGAGCTCAAAATGCTAACAG GTTGACTCCTTTATTGGTGGCTCGTTCGTGGCACAAAACTAGTATTGAAGGTATTCTAAGCAAGCAACCAGAAAATCGAATGCGTATTCTTCCTTCACCATACCTTTGTCTACCACTGATGAGCATTGTCAAAATTGCCCG GGAATGTGGATGGAGGAAAACTTCTGCCTCATCCACTTGTCAGGATCCATGTGTCATATGTTTGGAGGTGGAATGCACTGTAGCTGCAGAAG GTTGCGGCCATGAGTTTTGCACCAAATGTGCCCTCTACTTGTGCTCCACCACAAGCAGCTCAACATCCATCCGCGGAGTTCCTGGCTCCATATCCTGCCCTTTGTGTCGGCATGCCATTGTCTCCTTCATGAGGCTCACCAGCACTACCCCAATAAAGGCGCTTCCATGGACAAGTGCATCGCTAGCTCTATGTGCAGCAGGCGCAAGCACTGGTCCTGATCATGGCAGGTCCTTGCATCGACGGCCTGACATGCATCGATTGCGCTCCTCCTCAGTTCAGCTGGGATGCTCTTCTTTTAGATCCATTGGCTCTGGGAAGCTGTCATCCATAAAGCTGAACTGCACAGGAGCTGAAGAGGCAGTGCCTTGCCTCGTCAGCTGCCTCAGGCCCGATGTGCAGCGTTCATCGTCATACAGGGAAAGAATTAGGAGATATTCAGAGTTTTGA
- the LOC136471878 gene encoding probable E3 ubiquitin-protein ligase XBOS35 isoform X2: MGLLGMMGDSFGCSAIGERLVSAARDGDIQEARALLELNPRLARYSTFGIRNSPLHYSAAKGHHEIVSLLIESGVNINLRNCRGQTALMQACLYGHWKVVQILVLFKANIHRRDCFSGATAIHFAALKGHTRCIRLLMADYVPSLSEFWTIMRGKSTDEMKKDAFDAVALQRLVNGKSDGGVTPLHLAALHGHAESVQLLLDLGASVSEVTVNDGSTIDLIGSGSTPLHYAACGGSAVCCQLLIAAGANMGAQNANRECGWRKTSASSTCQDPCVICLEVECTVAAEGCGHEFCTKCALYLCSTTSSSTSIRGVPGSISCPLCRHAIVSFMRLTSTTPIKALPWTSASLALCAAGASTGPDHGRSLHRRPDMHRLRSSSVQLGCSSFRSIGSGKLSSIKLNCTGAEEAVPCLVSCLRPDVQRSSSYRERIRRYSEF, from the exons ATGGGGCTCTTAGGTATGATGGGCGACTCGTTTGGTTGCTCGGCTATTGGGGAGCGACTTGTCTCCGCTGCAAGAGATGGAGACATCCAGGAGGCTAGAGCTCTCTTGGAACTCAATCCCCGCCTTGCACGGTACTCGACTTTCGGGATCCGGAACTCGCCTCTCCATTACTCGGCAGCAAAGGGCCACCATGAG ATTGTCTCCCTCCTAATCGAATCCGGCGTTAATATTAACCTTAGAAATTGCAGAGGACAG ACTGCTCTGATGCAAGCTTGTCTATATGGTCACTGGAAAGTTGTACAGATTCTAGTTCTTTTTAAAGCTAAT ATTCACAGGAGAGACTGTTTTAGTGGCGCGACCGCTATTCATTTTGCCGCCCTAAAAGGTCATACTCGGTGCATTCGGCTTCTTATGGCTGATTACGTGCCTAGCTTGTCAGAGTTTTGGACCATTATGCGTGGAAAGTCCacagatgaaatgaaaaaggatGCCTTTGATGCCGT GGCTCTCCAGAGACTAGTTAATGGAAAGTCGGATGGTGGTGTCACCCCGCTTCACTTGGCAGCCCTTCATGGGCATGCTGAGAGTGTGCAGTTGCTATTAGACCTTGGAGCCTCTGTCTCTGAGGTGACTGTCAATGATGGTTCAACTATTGACCTCATTG GTTCAGGGAGCACACCCCTCCATTACGCGGCATGTGGTGGAAGTGCTGTTTGCTGCCAA CTTCTCATTGCAGCAGGAGCAAACATGGGAGCTCAAAATGCTAACAG GGAATGTGGATGGAGGAAAACTTCTGCCTCATCCACTTGTCAGGATCCATGTGTCATATGTTTGGAGGTGGAATGCACTGTAGCTGCAGAAG GTTGCGGCCATGAGTTTTGCACCAAATGTGCCCTCTACTTGTGCTCCACCACAAGCAGCTCAACATCCATCCGCGGAGTTCCTGGCTCCATATCCTGCCCTTTGTGTCGGCATGCCATTGTCTCCTTCATGAGGCTCACCAGCACTACCCCAATAAAGGCGCTTCCATGGACAAGTGCATCGCTAGCTCTATGTGCAGCAGGCGCAAGCACTGGTCCTGATCATGGCAGGTCCTTGCATCGACGGCCTGACATGCATCGATTGCGCTCCTCCTCAGTTCAGCTGGGATGCTCTTCTTTTAGATCCATTGGCTCTGGGAAGCTGTCATCCATAAAGCTGAACTGCACAGGAGCTGAAGAGGCAGTGCCTTGCCTCGTCAGCTGCCTCAGGCCCGATGTGCAGCGTTCATCGTCATACAGGGAAAGAATTAGGAGATATTCAGAGTTTTGA